The following proteins are encoded in a genomic region of Vibrio tasmaniensis:
- a CDS encoding P-loop NTPase family protein — protein sequence MDIIGRTAPTTLKPQISAPIVPTSLDMLGVPEVVIENLVLKHLSAYPKSDVLELSNYLCVVTHIVESALAVLRKKSLIEVFQPTSDISLSSVSHSHVRYSLSEKGLEEADLAFKRDAYLGPAPVSLTQYSEVVKQQDLRAELVTRPHVETALSDVYGVEKMISVLGPAINSGRALLLYGHAGTGKTFVASRIVNALHTSVFIPYAVYALGNIIKVFSAQHHKPLDSNGSDQSISLKDQYDKRWLNCERPNIQVGGELTMDMLEVNHSENSRVWLAPVQMMANNGIFIIDDLGRQPMPVDALLNRWIVPMEYSFDYLSLPNGQQITMPFVLTLAFSTNLNPKKISDPAFLRRLGYKIEFKPLNQRDYEALWMSVVADKEVELQDGFFERLSQMHTLLKVPLFPCLPKDLVGISKDILSFEQLPPVITFDILSMAWEVYFTSDGHEEENNE from the coding sequence ATGGATATTATAGGGCGTACTGCTCCAACAACCTTGAAGCCACAAATTTCAGCCCCAATCGTCCCTACATCTCTTGATATGTTGGGTGTTCCTGAAGTCGTTATTGAAAACCTCGTACTTAAGCATTTGTCGGCTTACCCAAAATCGGATGTTTTAGAGCTTTCTAATTATTTATGTGTTGTGACTCATATCGTAGAAAGCGCTTTGGCCGTTTTAAGAAAGAAGTCATTAATCGAGGTATTTCAGCCTACTTCTGATATTTCCCTCTCATCTGTGTCACATAGTCATGTTCGTTATTCACTATCAGAAAAAGGGCTTGAAGAAGCGGATCTTGCTTTCAAGCGTGATGCTTATTTAGGCCCCGCACCGGTTTCGCTTACCCAATATAGTGAGGTGGTAAAACAACAAGACTTGAGAGCTGAGTTAGTGACTCGGCCACATGTCGAAACGGCACTGAGTGATGTATATGGTGTCGAAAAAATGATTTCAGTACTTGGGCCTGCAATCAATTCGGGGCGTGCTTTGTTACTTTATGGCCATGCAGGAACGGGTAAAACATTTGTCGCGAGCCGTATTGTGAACGCTTTGCACACCTCTGTATTTATTCCTTATGCCGTCTATGCTCTGGGTAACATTATCAAGGTGTTCTCGGCGCAACATCATAAACCGTTGGATAGTAACGGCAGCGATCAAAGTATTTCCCTCAAAGATCAGTACGACAAGCGTTGGCTTAATTGTGAAAGACCCAATATCCAGGTTGGGGGAGAACTGACTATGGATATGCTTGAAGTCAATCACTCAGAAAATAGTCGAGTCTGGTTAGCACCAGTTCAAATGATGGCAAACAATGGGATTTTTATCATTGATGATCTTGGTCGTCAGCCTATGCCTGTGGATGCGCTTCTTAACCGTTGGATAGTACCGATGGAGTACTCATTCGATTACTTGTCGCTGCCTAATGGTCAGCAGATAACGATGCCATTTGTATTAACTCTTGCCTTCTCTACCAATTTAAATCCCAAGAAAATAAGCGATCCTGCCTTTTTGCGTCGTTTAGGTTACAAGATTGAATTCAAGCCACTTAACCAACGAGACTATGAAGCTCTATGGATGAGCGTCGTTGCTGATAAAGAAGTCGAGCTTCAAGATGGGTTCTTTGAGCGTTTATCTCAAATGCACACGCTTCTTAAGGTGCCACTTTTCCCATGTTTACCGAAAGATCTCGTTGGTATAAGCAAAGATATTCTTTCGTTTGAACAACTCCCGCCTGTTATTACCTTCGATATTCTTTCCATGGCATGGGAAGTCTATTTTACCTCTGATGGACACGAGGAAGAAAATAATGAATAA
- the cpaB gene encoding Flp pilus assembly protein CpaB — MNKSQVFLLFLLSVVFGLAAVFFAKQWMEDQVQPTVEVETVERHPVVVASQEIEAGTIIEEQFLATKLMEVDWINENNFSDASELVGKVVANTIYAGEVLHKMRFTIPGEGSTLAALIPENKRAVTIRVDDVIGVAGFLLPGNKVDILSTVSYSKNSAATRTVLKDIKVLAVDQTAKTNENSPIIVRAVTLEVSPKDAEKLLTAKSKGSIQLTLRNPHEVEKKVVRRYVPKPSVTIIKGTQASSVRVKD; from the coding sequence ATGAATAAGAGTCAAGTTTTCCTACTGTTTTTACTGTCCGTAGTATTTGGCTTAGCGGCTGTATTTTTTGCTAAGCAGTGGATGGAAGATCAAGTTCAACCAACCGTTGAGGTTGAAACTGTGGAGCGTCATCCAGTCGTGGTGGCATCACAAGAAATTGAAGCTGGAACCATTATTGAGGAGCAGTTCTTAGCGACAAAGTTGATGGAAGTTGATTGGATTAATGAAAATAATTTTTCCGATGCTTCTGAATTGGTTGGCAAAGTGGTAGCCAATACTATTTATGCTGGTGAAGTGCTTCATAAAATGCGTTTTACTATTCCAGGAGAAGGCTCAACGCTTGCTGCGTTAATACCTGAGAATAAACGTGCGGTAACAATACGAGTGGATGACGTTATTGGTGTGGCTGGCTTTCTATTACCAGGTAATAAAGTTGACATACTTAGCACTGTTTCTTACAGCAAAAACTCAGCAGCAACTCGTACCGTGTTGAAAGATATCAAGGTACTGGCAGTAGACCAAACAGCAAAAACGAATGAAAACAGTCCTATTATCGTACGAGCTGTGACATTAGAGGTTTCACCTAAAGATGCTGAAAAACTTTTAACAGCGAAGAGTAAAGGCAGTATTCAACTGACACTGAGAAACCCTCATGAAGTTGAGAAAAAGGTTGTTCGTCGATACGTACCTAAGCCGAGTGTGACGATCATTAAAGGTACTCAAGCATCTAGTGTTCGCGTCAAGGATTGA
- a CDS encoding type II and III secretion system protein family protein, protein MKIIITCILSFVCFSTLSFAALQTGKTVTVPHHKSTHVVLSGKASKVSLGDPDVLDIVMLKSSELFLIGKKLGATNLMAWDARGQLIESINIEVTHDLNSLKAKLYEFLPDETIEVHSAQNRLLLSGQVSNQQQMNVAMRIAETYSSGETADESKESGSEQAAATGVINLMSIGGAQQVMLEVTVAEVQRSLVRKFDANFHFFQTSGSNISWGASSVPAGVLGATPIFDIPTSTDYGILGSFIDSNTLFTFALDVAKQNGVAKVLAEPNLTALSGSKAEFLAGGEFPIPVPDEDGITIEYKEYGVGLKFIPTVLSDKKINLNLAVDVSEIANSSSLTIDPGTTNATYFIPPITRRSASSTLELADGQTIGIAGLLSENVRDVSNKMPGIGDVPILGQLFNSQEYVSGETELVILVTPRLAKPIDRNKVTLPTDAFVDPNDLEYYLLGRSAYIAEPSESDSEQSQASQGISPTDGGSEGSFGHDL, encoded by the coding sequence ATGAAAATAATAATAACGTGTATTTTGAGCTTCGTTTGTTTCTCTACACTGAGCTTTGCTGCTCTACAAACGGGTAAAACGGTAACGGTTCCTCATCACAAATCAACACATGTGGTGTTGTCAGGGAAAGCGAGCAAAGTGTCGCTTGGTGATCCTGATGTACTTGATATTGTGATGTTGAAATCGAGCGAGCTGTTTTTAATCGGAAAAAAATTAGGTGCAACTAACCTAATGGCGTGGGATGCCCGTGGCCAGTTGATTGAATCGATCAATATCGAAGTCACTCATGATCTTAATAGCTTAAAAGCGAAGTTATATGAGTTTCTTCCTGATGAAACGATTGAGGTGCACAGTGCTCAAAATCGCTTGCTGCTGAGTGGACAGGTGAGTAATCAGCAACAAATGAATGTAGCGATGCGAATAGCAGAAACCTACTCTTCGGGTGAAACGGCTGATGAATCGAAGGAGAGTGGTAGCGAGCAAGCTGCAGCGACAGGTGTTATCAACTTGATGTCTATTGGTGGCGCTCAACAAGTCATGTTAGAAGTGACGGTCGCCGAGGTTCAAAGAAGCTTGGTGAGAAAATTTGATGCAAACTTTCATTTCTTCCAAACGAGCGGATCGAATATTTCTTGGGGGGCGTCGTCAGTTCCTGCTGGTGTTCTAGGGGCTACGCCAATCTTTGATATTCCAACCTCTACTGATTACGGCATTTTAGGCTCGTTTATTGATAGTAATACCCTGTTTACATTCGCCCTAGATGTCGCAAAACAGAATGGTGTGGCGAAAGTTTTAGCAGAACCTAACTTAACGGCATTAAGTGGCTCTAAGGCTGAATTTTTAGCGGGTGGTGAATTCCCTATCCCTGTGCCAGATGAAGACGGTATTACGATTGAATATAAAGAATATGGGGTTGGGTTAAAGTTCATTCCCACAGTTCTGAGTGATAAAAAGATCAACCTAAACTTGGCTGTTGATGTGAGTGAAATTGCCAATAGTAGCTCGTTAACGATTGACCCAGGAACAACCAATGCGACCTACTTTATCCCTCCAATCACTCGTCGAAGCGCGTCATCGACACTTGAGTTAGCCGACGGACAAACTATTGGTATTGCTGGGTTGCTCAGCGAGAATGTTAGGGATGTGAGTAACAAAATGCCGGGTATTGGTGATGTCCCCATCTTAGGGCAACTCTTTAATAGCCAAGAGTATGTATCTGGTGAAACAGAACTTGTCATTCTTGTTACCCCTCGACTCGCGAAACCTATTGACCGAAATAAAGTAACGTTACCAACAGATGCTTTTGTTGACCCGAATGATTTGGAGTATTACTTATTAGGTCGAAGCGCTTATATCGCTGAACCGTCTGAATCGGATTCAGAGCAATCTCAAGCTTCACAGGGAATATCACCAACAGATGGTGGTAGCGAAGGCTCATTTGGACATGATTTATAA
- a CDS encoding TadE/TadG family type IV pilus assembly protein yields MLYRVSKSPRKQQGLVVVLVTAALLVFLAVSALAVDVNHMLVNKTRLQNAVDSAALAAATILDNSKDKDAVDAEIGTALNAMAASTGNHEIDFTTASINIDYSNDPQDFTGTATFGDDDDVYVRVRVDSLDMDEFFIQMFGLVKEVSASAVAGPSSGQEVVNNVVPIGVCIGDGTSDNDVDPEDGYHDVTGDAITSVFGYEVGTVHALKVGDSSLSEMGNGNYHLLDFGSGGKAIKEGLGGSYDQPVKIGEDITTKPGGTVGPTGDGLNTRFGDYGGGLTASDYPSDYVTTEPSDEITIDASTGDIDFDGTYTYAQYEADTNACIADNGSGCAANGVAWRRILPIPMVDCSGKSGGATDFTVNKIGCFFLLQKAPTNNSGTPAVFGEFIHSCSVVGGSGSTESTTEGTYKIVLYKDPDSGES; encoded by the coding sequence ATGTTGTATCGAGTATCAAAAAGTCCCAGAAAACAGCAAGGCTTAGTTGTCGTATTAGTTACCGCTGCTTTGCTTGTTTTCTTAGCTGTGTCAGCGTTGGCTGTAGATGTTAACCATATGCTGGTTAATAAAACACGCTTACAAAATGCTGTAGATTCAGCGGCGTTAGCTGCGGCAACCATACTGGACAATAGTAAAGACAAAGATGCGGTGGATGCTGAGATAGGCACTGCGTTAAATGCAATGGCAGCGTCAACAGGGAATCATGAGATTGATTTTACCACCGCTTCCATAAACATTGATTACTCTAACGATCCTCAGGATTTTACTGGAACAGCCACCTTCGGTGATGACGATGATGTATATGTACGCGTTCGAGTAGATTCGTTGGATATGGATGAGTTCTTTATTCAAATGTTTGGACTAGTAAAAGAGGTTTCAGCAAGTGCAGTCGCTGGGCCAAGCTCCGGGCAAGAGGTTGTCAATAACGTTGTGCCTATTGGGGTTTGCATTGGTGACGGAACTTCGGACAACGACGTTGATCCTGAAGATGGATATCATGACGTTACTGGCGATGCAATAACGAGCGTGTTTGGTTATGAAGTGGGGACTGTCCATGCATTGAAGGTGGGTGACAGTAGCTTATCTGAAATGGGTAACGGTAATTATCATTTATTAGACTTTGGGTCTGGTGGTAAGGCTATAAAAGAGGGGTTAGGTGGTAGTTATGACCAACCCGTTAAAATAGGTGAAGATATCACGACCAAACCTGGCGGCACGGTTGGCCCAACAGGCGATGGCTTGAATACTCGTTTTGGCGATTATGGTGGTGGCTTAACGGCATCAGATTACCCTTCTGACTACGTAACTACAGAGCCTAGCGATGAGATTACGATTGATGCAAGTACAGGGGATATCGATTTTGATGGCACTTATACCTATGCGCAATATGAAGCTGATACCAACGCATGTATAGCAGATAACGGTTCAGGGTGTGCCGCTAATGGTGTTGCTTGGCGTCGTATTTTACCGATACCTATGGTGGATTGCTCAGGTAAAAGTGGCGGTGCCACTGACTTTACTGTGAATAAAATTGGTTGTTTTTTCTTGTTGCAAAAAGCACCAACTAATAACTCAGGTACGCCTGCCGTCTTTGGTGAGTTCATTCACTCCTGTAGTGTTGTTGGTGGTTCAGGCAGTACAGAATCAACAACGGAAGGAACTTATAAGATTGTTTTGTATAAGGATCCTGATAGTGGGGAGTCTTGA
- a CDS encoding TadE/TadG family type IV pilus assembly protein codes for MKPLIKSNRGFAAIEMVIATPVLLFFLILVLELGNMMIHYNVISKSVQNGARYAVSEVYGTQGGTLAPSSEIQNVVVYGQNTAGTAILSNLVVSDVTISPPNTDSYVRVSVTYNYIPHFVSIPFSSASFSIPISVSSIMRVL; via the coding sequence ATGAAGCCTTTAATTAAATCTAATCGTGGCTTTGCTGCTATCGAGATGGTAATCGCGACTCCTGTATTGCTGTTTTTCCTTATATTAGTGCTTGAACTGGGCAATATGATGATTCACTACAATGTGATATCTAAATCCGTTCAAAATGGCGCCCGCTATGCGGTAAGTGAAGTCTATGGAACCCAAGGTGGAACGCTGGCTCCGTCGTCAGAAATACAGAATGTGGTGGTTTATGGTCAAAACACAGCTGGAACGGCGATATTGTCGAATTTAGTTGTTTCTGACGTGACAATTAGCCCACCGAATACAGATAGCTATGTACGTGTGAGTGTGACCTACAATTATATTCCTCATTTTGTGTCGATCCCGTTTTCTTCGGCGAGCTTTTCTATTCCGATTAGTGTCTCTTCGATAATGAGGGTGCTGTGA
- a CDS encoding TadE/TadG family type IV pilus assembly protein: MKRYKGRIKGIAIIEFTIVSWLVFLLVFLILALGAYIFSLQMVSEATRKAARLATVCYVADRDNIAGMVVADLPLVGFTAANLEVAYLDVSGNEITSGYDTDPVFSSIKFVRARATGYGIQLIDNLSFLGTSGYLAAPSFETILPAESLGVVRADSETRNRCP; this comes from the coding sequence ATGAAACGATACAAAGGGCGTATTAAAGGCATCGCTATTATCGAATTTACCATAGTGTCTTGGCTAGTCTTTCTCTTGGTTTTCCTTATTTTAGCGCTGGGTGCTTACATATTTTCGCTTCAAATGGTGAGTGAAGCGACCAGAAAGGCAGCAAGGTTAGCCACGGTTTGCTACGTTGCTGATAGGGACAATATCGCGGGAATGGTTGTTGCTGATCTCCCTCTTGTTGGTTTTACCGCGGCGAATTTGGAAGTTGCATATTTAGATGTGAGTGGGAATGAAATTACATCTGGTTATGATACGGATCCTGTCTTTAGTAGCATTAAATTTGTAAGGGCACGAGCGACAGGGTACGGAATTCAATTAATTGATAATTTGAGTTTTTTAGGTACGAGTGGTTACTTGGCTGCTCCCTCATTTGAAACCATCTTACCTGCAGAAAGTTTAGGTGTGGTAAGGGCGGACTCCGAAACTCGGAATCGGTGTCCATAA
- a CDS encoding AAA family ATPase translates to MGEAIKITPNENDITRLRTNLKVWLIYSTEGFLSHMSQELKKCRNVHVTSFSLGAMSEEYLKSADVPELIFVEAHGNWAQKMVELQGYDLSLEEQDLSLVVLGDESDNGSLKIALRLGASDFLSHNVTLSDLLPLLKKTAAEKLENSSYGEFILFLNTKGGMGATTLALNTAIEMASQHPGEVLLLDIDLQFGVIPDYLNIVPTYSVSDAINSSNDLDEISLGTLVNKHESGLHVLSFKHENNADDFEQAQKIGRLLPILRRFYPYVIIDLSRGLDHVFASAISPATKVLLVLQQSLVSVKNTSRLIKSLKFEYGLQSDSIEVILNRYEKRHSIKLKDIEQAVGKHDIHLMPNDFKVALESANLGQPLVQSRKKSSITRSIIDLSHILSPPEQEEKGWLKKLFS, encoded by the coding sequence ATGGGGGAAGCGATCAAAATCACGCCTAATGAGAACGATATTACGCGTTTGAGAACAAACCTAAAAGTCTGGTTGATCTACAGTACTGAGGGTTTTCTCTCACATATGAGCCAAGAGCTGAAGAAATGTCGAAATGTGCATGTGACATCATTTTCTCTCGGAGCAATGAGTGAGGAGTACTTAAAAAGTGCCGATGTACCAGAACTTATTTTTGTTGAAGCTCATGGCAACTGGGCTCAGAAAATGGTTGAGCTACAAGGGTATGATCTATCGCTAGAAGAACAAGATTTATCTTTAGTTGTACTCGGTGATGAAAGTGACAATGGCTCATTAAAAATAGCGCTGCGTCTAGGGGCTTCTGATTTCTTATCTCACAACGTGACGCTTTCTGATTTGCTCCCACTGCTCAAGAAAACGGCGGCCGAAAAGCTTGAGAACTCAAGCTATGGTGAGTTTATTCTGTTTCTAAACACCAAGGGGGGGATGGGGGCGACCACCTTGGCGTTGAATACCGCTATTGAGATGGCCAGTCAGCATCCCGGTGAGGTTTTGTTACTTGATATCGACCTTCAATTTGGTGTGATTCCTGATTATTTAAATATTGTTCCTACCTATAGTGTTTCGGATGCTATCAACAGTTCGAATGACCTTGATGAAATATCGTTAGGAACTTTGGTAAATAAGCACGAATCTGGCTTACATGTTCTAAGCTTTAAGCATGAGAACAATGCTGATGACTTTGAACAGGCACAGAAAATAGGCCGATTGCTTCCTATATTACGCCGTTTTTACCCATATGTGATCATTGACCTCTCAAGAGGATTAGACCATGTGTTTGCATCCGCAATATCACCAGCAACAAAGGTGCTTCTTGTTTTGCAACAGAGCCTAGTGTCAGTCAAAAACACAAGTCGACTCATTAAGTCTCTGAAATTTGAGTACGGCTTACAAAGTGATTCTATTGAGGTCATTCTGAACCGTTATGAAAAGCGACACTCAATTAAGTTAAAAGATATTGAACAGGCGGTAGGTAAGCATGACATACACCTTATGCCTAATGATTTCAAAGTTGCATTAGAGAGTGCCAACTTGGGGCAACCGCTAGTTCAGTCGAGAAAGAAAAGTTCTATTACTCGCTCTATTATCGATTTGTCACACATTCTTTCACCACCAGAGCAGGAAGAGAAAGGGTGGCTGAAAAAGCTGTTTTCATAA
- a CDS encoding CpaF family protein produces MFFKRKNVNPEFEKRVEQISHDSEDANPVERLSSVEMSSHTRSAEANVEKEKAIDEARKVLEQELSIKHFFHKQLLETLDLGLLSSLEKERAKLDLHEAIVQLMAEDGSHALSAEGRKRVIKQIEDEVFGLGPLEPLLADQTVSDILVNGPKSVYVERRGKLEKTPYTFLDDRHLRNIIDRIVSQVGRRIDEASPMVDARLVDGSRVNAIIPPLALDGPSVSIRRFAVDRLTMDNLIGYDSVSPQMAKFVEAAVKGELNILISGGTGSGKTTTLNIFSGFIPRDQRIITIEDSAELQLQQPHVIRLETRPANLEGKGEISQRELVKNTLRMRPDRIVVGEVRGSEAVDMLAAMNTGHDGSLATIHANTPRDALSRVENMFSMAGWNISTKNLRAQIASAIHLVVQMERQEDGKRRMVSIQEINGMEGEVITMSEIFRFQRKGIDEDGNIIGYFTATGVVPQYHDQLVKRGLDLPFELFTETHG; encoded by the coding sequence ATGTTCTTTAAACGAAAAAATGTAAATCCAGAGTTTGAAAAAAGAGTAGAACAGATTTCGCATGATTCAGAAGATGCCAATCCTGTTGAACGTTTATCAAGCGTTGAGATGTCTAGTCACACTCGAAGTGCAGAAGCTAATGTAGAGAAGGAAAAGGCGATTGATGAGGCCCGAAAAGTTCTCGAACAAGAGCTATCAATAAAACACTTTTTCCATAAGCAGCTGCTTGAAACACTAGACTTAGGGTTGCTTTCAAGCTTGGAAAAAGAGCGAGCTAAGCTAGATCTACATGAAGCCATCGTACAATTAATGGCTGAAGATGGGAGCCATGCACTCAGTGCCGAAGGGCGTAAACGGGTCATCAAGCAGATAGAAGACGAGGTTTTTGGCCTTGGACCGCTTGAGCCTCTATTAGCCGATCAAACGGTCTCCGATATATTAGTCAACGGCCCTAAAAGTGTTTATGTAGAGCGAAGAGGTAAACTCGAAAAAACGCCATACACTTTTCTTGATGACCGTCACCTGAGAAACATTATTGATCGCATTGTTAGTCAGGTAGGGCGTCGAATAGATGAAGCATCACCTATGGTAGATGCGCGCTTAGTTGATGGCTCGCGTGTTAACGCCATTATCCCTCCTTTGGCTCTTGATGGCCCGTCCGTTTCGATCCGTCGTTTTGCCGTTGATCGTTTGACGATGGATAATCTGATTGGCTACGACTCAGTCTCACCTCAAATGGCTAAGTTTGTAGAGGCAGCCGTGAAAGGTGAACTTAATATCTTGATTTCAGGAGGGACGGGGTCAGGGAAAACAACCACACTGAATATCTTTTCTGGTTTCATCCCTCGAGACCAACGAATCATTACTATAGAAGACTCGGCAGAGTTACAACTTCAACAACCCCATGTTATTCGCCTAGAAACCCGCCCTGCTAACTTAGAAGGGAAAGGGGAGATCAGTCAGAGGGAGTTGGTAAAAAACACCTTACGTATGCGCCCAGACCGAATTGTGGTTGGTGAGGTGCGTGGTAGCGAAGCCGTTGATATGTTGGCGGCAATGAATACTGGTCACGATGGGTCTCTTGCGACTATTCACGCCAATACCCCCCGAGATGCCTTAAGCCGTGTTGAAAACATGTTCTCTATGGCTGGTTGGAACATTTCAACTAAAAACTTAAGAGCTCAAATTGCTTCGGCTATCCACCTTGTTGTCCAAATGGAACGACAAGAAGATGGTAAGCGCCGCATGGTGAGCATTCAAGAGATCAACGGCATGGAGGGGGAGGTGATTACTATGTCGGAAATTTTCCGTTTTCAACGTAAAGGTATTGATGAAGATGGCAATATTATCGGCTATTTCACTGCGACAGGGGTCGTACCTCAATATCATGACCAGTTAGTTAAACGTGGACTCGATCTGCCTTTCGAGCTCTTCACTGAGACTCATGGTTAA
- a CDS encoding type II secretion system F family protein codes for MDNVSVSLGLLFIAVLFISQALLLPAAGKKAKHKELSRRLKETQRNIDEESLSLLKEHYNKDLSPFDRKLTVIPYFAGLKRMLELAGIRVSLSRFLLIVALCGVSLTLISIMTQQEWFISLTAFIAVWVVAYLYVQNRVSYRMARFEEQLPEALDIIRRALQAGQPLIQSFNEVGEELPDPIGAEFKNTYNLLNYGYDLRLAILQMAERVPTVSMLAFSSAVMLQKETGGNLSENLQKVSEVLRSRFKLERKIKTLSAESRLSAWILTLSPFGLFFALKVANPDYIEPLYNDPRGVSMVSVGIVLLAIGALWIKRIISIEI; via the coding sequence ATGGATAATGTAAGTGTTTCACTCGGCCTATTATTCATCGCGGTGCTTTTTATCTCCCAAGCTTTGTTATTGCCTGCTGCGGGGAAAAAGGCCAAGCATAAAGAGCTTTCTCGACGTTTGAAAGAGACCCAACGTAATATCGATGAAGAGAGCTTATCGCTACTCAAAGAGCATTATAATAAAGACTTATCCCCATTCGATCGCAAGCTCACCGTTATCCCTTATTTTGCTGGCTTAAAACGGATGTTGGAGCTAGCCGGTATTAGAGTTTCGCTAAGTCGCTTTTTACTCATTGTTGCTCTATGCGGTGTGTCGCTCACATTGATATCAATAATGACTCAACAAGAGTGGTTCATTAGTCTAACGGCATTCATTGCTGTCTGGGTTGTTGCTTACCTGTATGTGCAAAATCGAGTGAGTTATCGAATGGCTCGATTTGAAGAGCAGCTCCCTGAAGCGTTGGATATTATTCGACGAGCATTACAAGCTGGGCAGCCGCTAATTCAATCATTCAATGAGGTTGGTGAAGAACTCCCAGATCCTATCGGTGCCGAGTTTAAAAATACCTATAACCTACTTAACTATGGTTACGATTTACGTTTAGCTATCTTACAAATGGCAGAGCGTGTCCCCACCGTATCAATGTTAGCTTTTTCTAGTGCGGTAATGTTGCAGAAAGAAACGGGGGGTAACCTCTCCGAAAATCTTCAAAAAGTATCCGAAGTTCTCAGATCTCGCTTTAAGCTAGAAAGGAAAATAAAAACGCTTTCTGCTGAAAGTCGGCTATCAGCATGGATATTAACCTTATCCCCATTTGGTTTGTTTTTTGCTTTAAAAGTGGCGAATCCAGATTATATTGAGCCGCTTTATAATGACCCTCGCGGCGTTTCAATGGTCAGTGTTGGTATTGTACTTTTAGCGATCGGAGCCCTATGGATTAAGCGAATCATCAGCATAGAGATTTAA
- a CDS encoding type II secretion system F family protein: MELLNIEVWKQMLADFGVSSQMVIYAMILLTTILLTLTLGFLILGARSPLDKKLKQISETGSPNNRKPYDFSNTLESLSPFISKGNKKDNETYSQKLMHAGFHEKNALSVFYALKVLSSLVGIIAAFMVYYISFGGSYNNLLIMTCVFLGTFTPNIILSKLQKERQKKIRNGVPDALDLLVVCTESGLGFNAALGRVASELYVSQPELADELETVFAKIQAGVTMPDALRQFIDRTGLVELEGLVSLLSHASRMGGSLAQTLRDYTVDFRDKRQQAAEEIAAKIPTKMLFPMLLFIWPCFFIVALGPGIIIVIDALGAPGVSL; this comes from the coding sequence ATGGAATTATTAAACATTGAAGTTTGGAAGCAAATGTTAGCGGACTTTGGAGTCAGCTCTCAGATGGTTATCTATGCAATGATTTTGCTTACCACCATCTTGTTAACATTGACCCTAGGGTTTCTTATTTTAGGTGCTCGCTCCCCTTTAGATAAAAAGCTCAAACAGATATCAGAAACGGGTTCACCCAATAATAGAAAGCCTTATGACTTCTCTAATACGTTGGAGTCACTAAGTCCTTTTATTAGTAAAGGTAATAAAAAGGATAATGAAACCTACTCACAAAAGTTGATGCATGCAGGCTTTCATGAAAAAAATGCGTTATCGGTTTTTTATGCATTGAAAGTGTTATCGAGTTTGGTCGGTATCATCGCTGCTTTCATGGTTTATTACATCTCATTCGGTGGTAGCTACAATAACTTGTTGATCATGACCTGCGTCTTTCTTGGGACTTTCACTCCCAATATTATCTTGAGCAAGTTGCAAAAAGAGCGTCAGAAGAAAATTAGAAATGGTGTACCAGATGCTCTTGATCTTCTTGTAGTTTGTACGGAATCTGGTCTAGGCTTTAATGCAGCACTTGGACGAGTTGCTTCTGAGCTTTATGTTTCTCAGCCAGAGTTAGCCGATGAATTGGAGACTGTTTTTGCCAAGATACAAGCAGGTGTCACCATGCCAGATGCGCTGAGGCAGTTCATTGACCGGACGGGGCTAGTCGAATTAGAGGGGTTGGTTTCTTTGCTTTCTCATGCGTCTAGAATGGGGGGAAGCTTAGCGCAGACTCTTCGTGATTATACGGTAGATTTTCGAGATAAGCGTCAGCAAGCTGCGGAAGAGATCGCGGCCAAGATACCGACTAAAATGTTGTTCCCTATGCTGTTGTTTATTTGGCCTTGCTTTTTTATTGTCGCGTTAGGGCCTGGGATCATTATTGTTATTGATGCACTAGGTGCACCAGGAGTAAGTTTATGA